One segment of Macrotis lagotis isolate mMagLag1 chromosome 1, bilby.v1.9.chrom.fasta, whole genome shotgun sequence DNA contains the following:
- the LOC141513742 gene encoding ubiquitin-conjugating enzyme E2 N-like, whose protein sequence is MWNTECGMSKLRGPLKHHLSLEAGFWIDDMSRLSHRIVKEIQGLLAESVPGIKAEPDEINARHFHVVIAGPQDSPFEGGTFKLELFLPEEYPMTAPKVRFITKIYHPNVDKLGRICLDILKDKWSPALQILTVLLSIQALLSAPNPDDPLANDVAEQWKTNEAQAIETAREWTRLYAMNNV, encoded by the coding sequence ATGTGGAACACAGAATGTGGAATGTCAAAGCTCAGAGGGCCTTTAAAGCATCATTTGTCACTGGAGGCTGGATTCTGGATAGACGACATGTCCAGGTTATCCCACAGGATTGTCAAGGAAATTCAGGGTTTATTGGCAGAATCAGTCCCTGGGATAAAAGCAGAGCCAGATGAAATCAACGCACGACATTTTCATGTGGTCATTGCTGGTCCACAGGATTCGCCCTTTGAAGGAGGGACTTTTAAACTTGAACTTTTCCTTCCAGAAGAATATCCAATGACAGCTCCTAAAGTACGTTTCATAACCAAAATTTATCACCCTAATGTGGATAAATTGGGAAGAATATGTTTAGATATTTTGAAAGATAAATGGTCTCCAGCACTACAGATCCTCACGGTTCTCCTCTCAATCCAGGCTTTGTTAAGTGCCCCCAATCCAGATGATCCACTGGCAAATGATGTAGCAGAGCAGTGGAAGACCAATGAAGCTCAAGCCATAGAAACAGCCAGAGAATGGACAAGGCTCTATGCTATGAATAATGTTTAA